TCCCCCCTTTTGTTTCTTGCCTTTCTCCTAAAATATGGTTTTGTCTTCTTGTATCTTCATTTGCTCTGTAGTTTGTCTTCTGTGTCTCAACTTCAGTAATGCAAATTTAGGTTGCATCACTTTTCTATTTGAAAGGTTTTTAACGAGAATGATTTAACTTTGCAATTACTGCTTAATATATTTCAGATCCTGGTGCGAGTGCAGATCTGGCTGTGGTACTAATGCAAGAAGGGCTAGCAAATATTTTACTTGTTGGTAAAAGGTATGTGCGACTAACTTGAAGAATGAATTTGGTACTTTGTTTTATATGCTTGTTAAGGTGATAATATGAAGTTGGGAGATTATCCCTTACTTTGTTGGGTGCCTGACATCCCTAGAAATCTAAGATGTGGAGTtcaaaaaatcatttaataaagGCGTTTGACATCTATGGGATGATTTGTGGTGTTTCAGTTTTTTGGTGATAAGGATGCTAAAGTATTCCGCTTTGTAACTTGAGAATCTCTTCTGGTTTGTAGTAGTCCTCTTTGTAGCATTTCTTTCTAGAAAAGACAGGGTTGTATTTTTGTCTCTTAAACTTTTGTTAAGTATTGACGTAAATTGTCAGGAGAAGATTTTGGGCAAGTGTATAAGAGTGTTGGGAGCAAGTGACCAGTCCTTTCTGAAGTAGAATTCATCAGTTGCAAGTTTTTTTGTTTGGAATGAAATCATAGGTTGCATTTAGGAAGTACGTGAACCTTCATTTTAAATCATCCTTTTCAAAGTATTACTCATGAGAAGATGCTGTTACACGTCTGCTTGATCCAGTTCCTGTCTGCTACTTGCATATTTGACTTTCAAATGTTAATTTCTTTAGTATTTAATGGTGTACAAGATTTTTAACCTACTACCATTGTGGTATGTACAATAGTATGACAAGTACCCGTTCACGGATTGAAACTTCAATTCCTCGTAAGCATGGACCTGCCATTGCTGGTTATGAATCGgtatgtatttttaaaaaaaattattcttaTAGGTTTGGAATTTATTTCTGATTTAGAAAGCCCTGTACCTTTGAGATCATGTAATGAGAATTGGGTTTTGTTCTTTACCTTGTTACTTTGTGTACTTATTGATTTCTTTTTAACATTCTACAGGCTTTGAAGAAGTTCTTTGAGAATGTTCTACAGGTCAGTTATACTTGAATTGTAATATCACTGTTTTATATGATTTTAAGTGCgtttattttatttctaagtTGTTTTTGTGCATCTTTGAATAGGCTTTCCTCAAACATGTTGATTTCAATGTTGTTCGCTGTGCTGTTATTGCTAGTCCTGGCTTCACAAAGGTCTGAGACAAAGCCTTTTAACTCATTTCCTTTCTAATTGCCTTGATTCTTCGTTTACTTTAATTTTCCTTAGACAATAACTCATGGAAAGACATTTTACAGCAATTTTCTGTTTAAACATGTGTTACATTTGGCTTTGttatcttttttatttctttgatATGTTTTAGGAACAGTTCCATCGTCATCTTATGTTGGAGGCAGAAAGAAGACAATTGAGGCCAATTATTGAGAATAAGTCGCGAATAATTCTTGTTCATACAAGCTCCGGATATAAGTAAGTTCGCTTTCTGCTTCAGCTTTTACTCTGCTAACTGTAATGGGCAATGTAAATTTGCCTCGCatctaaaatatgtttatctAGGGGATATATTAACAGTTCCATTATTTCTGGACATCTATATTCTGTGTCTTGAGAATTTCCTTGTACATTCTTAGTGAACCACATTATATTCTTTGCTTCCCTACTTACTTACCTTGCATTCAGTATCTATTTTGAAAAATCTGGCATTAGAATATACTAGTCTACACATTAAGAACTCTATAGAACGAAGTCCATCTACTTTGTGATCTTCAATAAAATATGGGGATTCTGAAATGCTCCGATCTGGTAACTGGACTGTAAAAGTTGATGGCTTCATTTGTCTTACCTATATTCCTTAGTGAATTCAGATGCCCTTATAAATTTTCTAACTGATGCTATTTTATTTCAGAGCTTTAGTACAAATCTGAAATATGGATCTTAGTGTAACTTAACTGTAATGCAGGCATAGTTTGAGAGAAGTCTTGGATGCCCCAAATGTTATGAGCATGATAAAAGACACCAAAGCAGCGCAAGAGGTATTATAAAAACCATACCAGgctaagaattttatttttttattcattggTTGTTCcttgtttttatttctttcttctcATAACAGCTTTTTATGCTTTGTTTCCCTAATTTTACCAGGTCCGAGCACTCAAGGATTTCTTCAACATGCTTTCAAATGTAAGGTTCAAACTTAGTGTTTCTACACTATTTTTTGGTTGTATTCCGTGTTTAGAATGACTTAATGGTACTTTCATTTTTGTTAATATGTTCTTACGTGCATTAAGAGAATGAAAGTCGAAATGTGGTTTATCTTTTAATATATGGTGAAAGTGAAGGTTAGTTATGAAACAGAGCCCAATAACAATGACTAGAGTGACTTAACGATGGCCTATGGGTTAATTGTGTTTTGGGCCTTTTCATGGTAATTAAGTAGTTTGGGTTAATGATCTGGCTGGCCAAACAATATATAATTGTATACAATGTTTTTAGTTGATTAATTAGAAGTGAATATTAAGTattttattacactttaaaacattATAAACGAAAGGACATGATTCTGAATGAAGATGCTGCACAAAATGAATGTGTCTGAATTGATGTTCATGGTGTCATGAATAGTAACCAAAAAATGACTTCTTTCACAGACACGCATGTATGCATGTGCACACATGCAAATGGATGTATATGTACAGAATGTGTGTGCCACTGCCTATATTAATTAGTTGAGGAAGTGGCTGAGGGAACTGGAGTCTTGGCTGGATAAACAATGGCTCGATTACTTGTTTTAAAACTTAGTTGTCTTCTATTTGGCTATGTTCTTATCTTATAGTTGCTTTGGTTTTATCATAAAGGATCCGGCACGTGCATGCTACGGACCAAAACATGTGGAGATTGCCCATGAGCGAATGGCAGTTCAAACACTTCTTATTACCGACGATCTCTTCAGGTTGGTATATCATATGATCAACTCGATATGTTTGGACAGTTGTTTAGATTGAATGAGAATTTAGTAGCACATAATTGTTTTTCCATTTCCTGCTGTTATTGTGCTGATGTTCTCTTGATTTGACTGTGAGATTGATGGAAAGCACACAAAAATTGCTGTGCAATTCAAATTTATCTGCTTGCTGCAGCAATATGTCTTTATGCATGAATATGTAGAACCTCGGAACGGATATGTCACTTTGTACACGCATCATGGTCCTATTTTAGGATTTTGACCATGTTATATTTACACAGTGACACAGTAAAAGGAAAAACAAGAGACACGACATGCATAAATGGATTGCCAAATCTATTACTGAGGGACTATTTTGTATCATTCTCGGGGTCGGCCTTCTTTCTTTCATAAAGCTTTTTGTTATTTAATTGCTGACTTCGCATGCAGGAATTCGGACGTAATTACGAGGCAAAAGTATGTCAGTTTGGTGAACTCCGTTAAGAATTCGGGGGGCACTGCTCACATTTTTTCGTCTATGCACGTATCAGGGGAACGTGAGTATTCGTTTGCTGCattttgtcttttctttttataattattcCGAATTCAGTTACACTCATTTTCACATCCATATTCAGAACTGGCACAGCTGACCGGCATTGCGGCAATCCTTCGTTTCCCTCTTCCGGATCTGGAAGACATCGAAATGTAGGGTACCATTTTCTGCATATGTTCGAGTTTCCGGCGTCGAGATTTTATACTGTACTCGTATTTCTCCCCCTTTttctttcatatatatatataatgtgttAATCAGTATTTGAACTGTATCATATCTAGATACAGCTAGTATTTAATCAACTCTAGAAGTGTAACATTATTTCATTCAGTGTGTTatggaaataaaatattttaatattttttataaatcttTAATGGATGAGTTAATTGGATAAGTTAAACTAGAAATCGAGACCAccaattcaattttaaaatttgattcgaacttagttttgatttttaattttctcTATTTCTCGTTTAAAGATTTAATCGACTGATGAAATGCAGATtcaatcaataataaaataactaaatcaATGAGAATTTGATTATATTTCTTATTAATTATTTGGTTATATTTAATAatcatttaatacatattatatttttgtttcattttaaattaaatttctttACTAAAGTCAATCCAATTATTGAACCACTGAAGAAAATGATTAATATTCTTTTTTTGTTAAAAGTTAATATTcgattcaattttttattttattgaaacactaaataaaatgataaaagaaaaaaccaaaaaaattgcAGAGTATTTGGCTCATTCTCAACCGTTGAATAGTTTTCATTGAATCCACAGTCTTGTAACGTGGCCCCCAAACTCTCCATGTGGCACTCATACAtacaaatatgaaaaataaatacaaaaattttaaaaattatttgaataataaacattttaaacatgattaatataatattaaaatacatacTTATATAAGTTATTAAAGTTTACAAATATTATGACAATAGATTTTTAATTGTATATTGTTTTACAAATATAAGAGATAATTTAATACgggttcatttatttatttttcaataaaatttaaaatacaattcacccCTAAATGCAGGGACTTTCTTAATACTTTTACCTTTTATAAAAGTAAAAtagagtatatatatattaaagaacaCATATATAAAACGAAAAAGAAGACTTTTCTGATtagttttataaatattaattttattaatttaaaactaAATATTCCTTTCGGTTAGAATAATTAACCAAAATACATTCAATAATAATTGAATCGAAATTAATAAAATCGattcaaattttgttatttaaatTGATTTCTCATTTTACTTAtggtataatttaaatttaactagTCAGATTATAtcgattgaattaaaattaattaaaatattgatttgaAGAGAGatacaaaattaaattatttgtaaacaaATATGAATCGATTGAATCTGGTTAAAATTTTTGATCAATAtattcttataatttttaaaatatttttcaaattgtATTTATTCTAAACCGACAACAGGTGATTTTGACTCATTTCACCAATTCGAAAACCATAACCTGTTTCACTTTTTTTTATAGAAGGAGAAATAATTCAAgcaaaatattggaaatataaGGGTTAAAATACCTGAGAGGTCCCTATACTATAGAGACTTGATCAAATTATATTCTATaatattaaaaagaattaaataagtcCAAATTGTAATAGAATTAATATTTACTGTATAAAAATGTcttgaaaattatttttcatttccAATTCAATTTCAAACCGAAGATTTCATTTACGaaccataaaaattaaaaatattaattctattaaaaataaatgatatttttaaatagtaaatattaaatctattttaatttaatattatttaaattttttaatagtatcaggattaaattaattcatttaatagtaAAGGGATTAATTTGGTTAAATCTCTATAATAAAGGACCTCTCAAATACATTCGCCATTATATATTAACCCTTTGAGTAATAATCAAATCAAACATTACACTGAAAATCGATTTTTCTCACTCAGCCGTCCTAAATACACAAATTGGAAATAATTCAACGTGttccacttttttttttatataaaaggaaaaataaagcaaaatattggaaatatggtATCTTttataaaaggaaaataaagtgtatatatatatattcatatatattatttaatatttatggtaAAAATACCATAGAGATTCTTATATTAAGAGTTGTATTACATTTTGTccctttataaaaaaataaacaaataaattcttatacattaaattaaagagtaaattgatcctttcattaaaaattccatccatttctaCTATCTGTTTATTCAGTCAACAAGCCAATTTTAAACAGTAGAAATTGAtgaaaatttcaacataaaggatgaatttgttttttatttaacgtatagggactaatttgctcattttctgATTAATACAGGCGTCTCCATAGTAGTTtttccatttatatatataaaaatcatatatttatataaaagaaaaaaaaagaagctttTTTTTTATTCCTGTGGATCTTTGCTCAGATATTCACATGGACAAGGAGATGGGTCTCAAACATTCGTTTCTTTTTCCCTTTCTCTTCCCTTCCAAGTTTCCAACTTTGATTCTCTTTTAACTGAAAAACCAGAGCCCCAAACTCATACGTTGTCTAACACCTTCCCCTTTCAGACCAAGTCCTTTGCCCCAAATCTTTGTCACAAAAACCCCAACAAAAAACTTCGAAGGTCCCATTGAAAATAACCCATTtcgaaaaccaattccaaccatgCTATTTTGAAACAAAAAATGGCTAGTTGTCCTCAAAACTCAATCTTGTACAACGGTACCCGTTGTGCTTGTCAAGTTGGTCGTTTTCTCAATGTTGCTGCCAACAGTTGTATTACTTATACTGGGAATTCAGCTATTAAAACTGATTCTGGGATTGATTATTATGCTATTTCGATTCCAAAGAACATTTTGTCATTTGATTCAATCAAGAAGTTTACTCAATCCCAAGCTGTTTTCTTGGAAGCTACGCTTGTGATGCTGCTTTCTTGGCTTGTTTTTTGCTTCTTTTTGAGGTTTATGAAGCTTGGTGATGGAAGAAATGTTTGGTTTAAGATTAGGTGGTGGATTAGTCGTTTGGATGTTTGCTTTGCTACTAGGCATTGGCTGGTTAGTCCCTTTCTTTTAATCTTCTTACAGTAATGATTTCTTTTTAATGTACtagaaagtgaaaaaaaaaaaaaagagggcatATTGCCTTTCTACGATTCGAACTTGAGGCATTTTTAAATGCTCCAAATGCAATTTCAATGTTGTATTAGCTTATATCTTTATGGTttcgagaaggactaaattgaaattctaGCATTTTTGTGCCAAACTacaattttaacatatattcaTTTAGGATTTTATAAATTTGTGAAGCAGAAATTTTCCACTTTACGGGGCCCAAATGGATTTATATGTGTTTTTCCTAAGTGGGATTTCTTTTTTGCAGTCAACAAGTATGGATAGCTATGTTATTTGGATGGTTTTGGACTTGGGTGTAAGTGTCCGATAGGTATGTATCCAATACGGGTATATTTAGTGTATTTGGAGGATCTTTGGGAGGTCATTTTCGAAAAATGTGCTGGATATTTCAAGTAAAATGAAGAGTCTGAGCGACATAGATGTATAGGATGATGGTTGAGATTTTGGAGTTCTTTGAAAATTTTGGGGTGACCTAGGGATTTATTTTTGTTAGCTAATTAAGAAGTCCTTGTTAATGTGTTTTTATAAGCTATGTAAGTGTCCGATAGGGTATGTATCCAATATCGGAATATTTAGTTTTTTAttcaatgtttttcatgtatttgAAGGACCTTTAGAAGGTCATATTTCATATCCATGTTCAAATATGTGCCGTGGTATTTCAAGCAAAATGAAGAGTAAGAGCAACATAGATGTATAGGATGATAGCGTGCTCGAGTTTAGATTGTCTTGAAAATTTTGGAGTGACCTAGGTATTGGTTTATGTTAAGCTAATGAAGAAGTCCTTTATAATGTGTTTTATTGAGAAGTATTTAACTTTTGCATGCTTGGATTCGGGTGTATTATTGTTGAAACCGGTCATTTGGATCTTACTTAGGAAGGTTGAAAGACGGCGTTGTCGAAATTGAAATTCGTATGTCTAAGGAATGATTACAATTATGATTTTGGGAACTAGAATAAAAGTATGTTAAACATGTTTTCTTGATGTATAAACCTGATAAGCTTTGATTTGTATCGTTTGTTATTTAGGATGATCAAAAATTGGTTGTGAAACGGAAAACAGAACTCGGTGGAACTTTCTCGATTGCTAGTTGGATACTTTTCACTGGGCTGTTTGCTGCGTGAGTGAGGATAATGTTCTCGAAGCAAGCATTTGATTTTCGAATTCTTATGGATGTTTTCTTAAACCCTTTTGACATATGAATAAACATTGATTTATGTTTTCCTCCTCGTCTTCGTGATTTATCTTAGGTTGCTTTACCAACTCATCGCAAAGAGAACCATTGAAGTACATAACGTGAAAGCGACAAATGCGCCTGACCTAGCTTCCTTCAGGAATGACGTTGAATTTAACATGACCGCTGTTTCTAGTATGAGTTGCTCGAATTTACGGAGTCCTACTACTTTACTTTCTGGAAGTTCCGGTTTCCTTGAAGACAAATTTCTCCCTATTTCGGATATTCTCAATGTTTCATGTCATAACACAAGTTTAGGGCCAACTATAACTCTCAAGTGCAGCAATTGTCGACTCAATCAAGATTTTATGTCCATTTCATGGCAATTTGTTGATCTTCCGAACAGCCCTGCAAGTGCTGTAGGTTTTCAGTTCAATGTAACTGCAAAAGATCATATTAGGAGGGATCATGTGAGTTTCGTTAGTGGAACATTGATGAATGGAAGCAACTTTGATAATAGCCCGGTTACATTCAGAGGGACAGACACAAACATATTGATATTCAATTTGTTTCCCCGTATATACCGCAGTGCAAAAAATCTGAGGCTAATTCAACCTCTCTTTCATGAATTCGTCCCGGGGTCGTCTTTGCGTGACACTTCTCAGCTCCGAGCCTCACTTGAGAATGCTAATGATGGACTAATCAACACTACGTTATACGTCAACTATCTTTCTTCCTACATCATTGAGACCGAAAATCAAAATATAATAGGTGCTGGTGAGTAATTTTCCTTGCCTGTGcatattttgtttaattttggttGCTGTTCCATGTATTAATGCAATATTGTTTTATTCGACTTGTAGTGGGTTTCCTTGCCGATCTTGGTGGGTTATATTGCATTAGTATGGGGATATTTTTCTATCTCTTGGTGCAAGTAAGTTGTGTGCCTCATGAG
Above is a genomic segment from Gossypium arboreum isolate Shixiya-1 chromosome 8, ASM2569848v2, whole genome shotgun sequence containing:
- the LOC108470267 gene encoding protein PELOTA 1 isoform X1 encodes the protein MKVVHRDLVPNGPGSVKMIPVDSEDLWFAYNLIATGDWVMSRTVRKVLRETAGGRDAERVALKLEIKVEAIDYDKEGSVLRIRGKNTLENEHVKIGQFHTLELELQRPFVLRKKIWDSLALDVLRQASDPGASADLAVVLMQEGLANILLVGKSMTSTRSRIETSIPRKHGPAIAGYESALKKFFENVLQAFLKHVDFNVVRCAVIASPGFTKEQFHRHLMLEAERRQLRPIIENKSRIILVHTSSGYKHSLREVLDAPNVMSMIKDTKAAQEVRALKDFFNMLSNDPARACYGPKHVEIAHERMAVQTLLITDDLFRNSDVITRQKYVSLVNSVKNSGGTAHIFSSMHVSGEQLAQLTGIAAILRFPLPDLEDIEM
- the LOC108470267 gene encoding protein PELOTA 1 isoform X2, producing the protein MKVVHRDLVPNGPGSVKMIPVDSEDLWFAYNLIATGDWVMSRTVRKVLRETAGGRDAERVALKLEIKVEAIDYDKEGSVLRIRGKNTLENEHVKIGQFHTLELELQRPFVLRKKIWDSLALDVLRQASDPGASADLAVVLMQEGLANILLVGKSMTSTRSRIETSIPRKHGPAIAGYESALKKFFENVLQAFLKHVDFNVVRCAVIASPGFTKFHRHLMLEAERRQLRPIIENKSRIILVHTSSGYKHSLREVLDAPNVMSMIKDTKAAQEVRALKDFFNMLSNDPARACYGPKHVEIAHERMAVQTLLITDDLFRNSDVITRQKYVSLVNSVKNSGGTAHIFSSMHVSGEQLAQLTGIAAILRFPLPDLEDIEM
- the LOC108470262 gene encoding uncharacterized protein LOC108470262, which translates into the protein MASCPQNSILYNGTRCACQVGRFLNVAANSCITYTGNSAIKTDSGIDYYAISIPKNILSFDSIKKFTQSQAVFLEATLVMLLSWLVFCFFLRFMKLGDGRNVWFKIRWWISRLDVCFATRHWLDDQKLVVKRKTELGGTFSIASWILFTGLFAALLYQLIAKRTIEVHNVKATNAPDLASFRNDVEFNMTAVSSMSCSNLRSPTTLLSGSSGFLEDKFLPISDILNVSCHNTSLGPTITLKCSNCRLNQDFMSISWQFVDLPNSPASAVGFQFNVTAKDHIRRDHVSFVSGTLMNGSNFDNSPVTFRGTDTNILIFNLFPRIYRSAKNLRLIQPLFHEFVPGSSLRDTSQLRASLENANDGLINTTLYVNYLSSYIIETENQNIIGAVGFLADLGGLYCISMGIFFYLLVQCEFRIKRLRNEDSILRRIRNRRKAQEHWDKVRKYVMYTWNCSALDVDNHSKTEPGCGCFQLPSGPGNGSVRGGGSSRKRKQLRETELSFHKQVSSEKALKHNTRGSAKAETKHCIGSKDAVAIQHQAFALDDDIIPPPPTLELKSGSEIELSDIQKNFQRLYDYNVMLREKFVATQSLLRDLAAKSPSPTTERQT